In Sphaeramia orbicularis chromosome 10, fSphaOr1.1, whole genome shotgun sequence, the following proteins share a genomic window:
- the LOC115426752 gene encoding protocadherin beta-16-like: MTDLRMIRQVSLFILIFSFSSVAGQVTYSIPEEMAKGSFVGNIAQDLGLDLKRLRSGKARIYTEDSAEYIELNKDKGSLLVKERIDRETLCGQTTPCALHLQITLEEPIEFYTVTVEINDINDNAPSFKKDEMKFRISESAVIGAKFMLERAMDLDVGVNGLQSYSLKPTDNFNLKLQNQQDGSKKVEMVLQKHLDREAQEHLSLTLTAIDGGDPQLSGTIRVEISVLDANDNAPVFTQEIYKVIVTETAPQGTVLCTVSAADADEGSNGKVSYSIKNTLDDVPIMFEIGEENGVVTLNGNLDYEKSKDYEIHVQASDEGGLTDSCKIMVEVTDTNDNHPSINIMSKTNSVSENSSPGTVVTIFNVQDPDSGENGKVSCFIADNMPFLMKTTSKKFFSLVTDSDLDRERASEYNITVTCSDEGVPSLSSSVTLTLQISDVNDNPPVFERSSYEAYIVENNTPGLSIFTVKATDSDWNQNARVSYILEDSSVNGVPVSSYVSVSADSGVIHAVRSFDYEQIKDFQFRVKAQDGGSPPLSSNVTVKIMIQDQNDNAPQVLYPVQTGGSLVAEMVPRSADVGYLVTKVVAVDVDSGQNAWLSYKLQKATDRALFEVGLQNGEVRTIRQVTDKDAVKQRLTVIVEDNGQPSRSATVIVNVAVADSFPEVLSEFTDFTHDKEYNENLTFYLVLALAVVSFLFITCVVVIISVKIYRWRQSRILYHSNLPVIPYYPPRYSDTLGTGTLPHVYNYEVCRTTDSRKSDCKFGRAGSQNVLIMDPSSTGTMQRIQSEKSILDEPDSPLEVRNFNNYNDVFLFKPS; the protein is encoded by the coding sequence ATGACCGATTTAAGAATGATACGGCAAGTATCGTTGTTTATCTTGATTTTTTCCTTCAGCTCAGTTGCCGGGCAGGTCACCTACTCCATTCCTGAAGAAATGGCTAAAGGTTCTTTTGTTGGAAATATAGCACAGGATTTAGGGTTAGACCTTAAAAGACTGAGATCTGGCAAAGCACGCATATATACAGAGGACAGCGCAGAATACATCGAGCTGAATAAAGACAAGGGAAGCCTGCTCGTCAAAGAAAGAATCGACAGAGAGACGCTGTGCGGGCAGACGACACCTTGCGCTTTACATCTTCAGATTACACTGGAGGAACCTATTGAGTTTTACACGGTTACTGTCGAAATTAATGACATTAATGATAATGCACCTAGCTTCAAAAAGGATGAGATGAAATTTAGGATTAGTGAGTCAGCTGTGATCGGGGCAAAATTCATGCTTGAAAGAGCAATGGATCTCGATGTAGGTGTAAATGGGCTGCAGAGTTACTCTCTTAAACCTACAGACAATTTCAATCTAAAACTCCAAAATCAGCAAGACGGAAGTAAAAAGGTCGAGATGGTTTTACAAAAACACCTTGACAGAGAGGCGCAAGAACATTTGTCTTTAACACTTACAGCTATCGATGGTGGTGATCCACAGCTCTCAGGAACAATACGTGTAGAAATTTCTGTACTAGATGCTAATGACAATGCCCCAGTATTCACGCAAGAAATATATAAGGTTATTGTAACAGAGACGGCACCGCAAGGCACTGTTTTATGTACTGTTAGTGCTGCAGATGCAGATGAAGGCTCAAACGGGAAAGTGTCATATTCGATTAAAAATACTTTAGATGATGTTCCTATTATGTTTGAAATAGGCGAAGAAAATGGTGTAGTAACTTTAAATGGGAATTTAGATTACGAAAAGTCAAAGGACTATGAGATCCACGTCCAAGCCAGTGATGAGGGAGGACTAACAGATTCGTGTAAAATTATGGTTGAAGTGACCGATACAAACGACAATCATCCGTCTATTAATATAATGTCTAAAACTAATTCGGTGTCAGAAAATTCCTCCCCAGGAACTGTTGTAACTATATTTAACGTCCAAGATCCTGATTCTGGTGAAAATGGAAAGGTCTCGTGTTTTATAGCGGATAACATGCCGTTTCTAATGAAAACAACGTCGAAGAAATTCTTCAGCCTCGTAACTGACAGTGATTTAGACAGAGAAAGAGCTTCAGAGTACAATATAACTGTGACCTGCTCTGATGAAGGAGTACCCTCCCTCTCCAGCAGCGTCACTCTCACCTTACAGATCTCTGATGTAAATGATAACCCTCCTGTCTTTGAGAGGAGCTCATATGAGGCCTACATTGTAGAAAACAACACACCTGGTCTCTCTATATTCACAGTCAAAGCCACAGACTCTGACTGGAACCAGAATGCCCGTGTTTCTTACATACTGGAGGACTCCTCTGTTAACGGAGTGCCAGTCTCCTCATATGTGTCCGTTAGTGCTGATAGTGGAGTCATCCATGCAGTGCGTTCTTTTGACTACGAGCAGATCAAGGATTTCCAGTTCAGGGTCAAAGCTCAGGATGGAGGCTCCCCTCCACTCAGTAGTAATGTGACTGTGAAAATAATGATCCAGGACCAGAACGACAACGCCCCTCAGGTTCTCTACCCAGTCCAGACTGGTGGCTCTCTGGTGGCTGAAATGGTGCCTCGTTCAGCAGATGTGGGCTATCTGGTCACTAAAGTGGTAGCTGTTGACGTGGACTCTGGACAGAACGCCTGGCTctcctataaactgcagaaagccACAGACAGGGCGCTGTTTGAGGTGGGCTTACAGAATGGAGAAGTCAGAACTATCCgccaagtcactgataaagatgcAGTCAAACAAAGACTGACTGTTATAGTGGAGGACAACGGACAGCCCTCTCGTTCAGCTACAGTCATTGTTAACGTGGCGGTGGCGGACAGCTTTCCTGAAGTGCTGTCTGAGTTCACTGACTTTACACACGACAAGGAGTACAATGAGAACCTGACTTTTTACTTAGTGTTggctttggctgtagtttcctTCCTCTTCATCACGTGTGTGGTGGTCATTATATCAGTGAAAATCTACAGATGGAGACAGTCTCGCATCCTGTATCACTCCAATCTCCCAGTGATTCCATATTATCCACCACGTTACTCCGACACTTTGGGGACAGGGACTCTCCCACACGTGTACAACTACGAGGTGTGCAGGACGACTGACTCCAGAAAGAGTGACTGTAAGTTTGGCAGAGCTGGTAGTCAGAACGTGCTGATAATGGACCCCAGTTCAACAGGGACGATGCAGAGGATACAGAGTGAAAAGAGCATCCTGGATGAACCAGACTCTCCTCTAGAGGTTAGAAATTTTAACAATTACaatgatgtatttttatttaaaccATCTTAA